In Massilia forsythiae, one DNA window encodes the following:
- a CDS encoding FAD binding domain-containing protein, translating into MHSIEFDQAVDPASALRLVQQPNSKFIGGGTNLIDLMKGDVERPARLVDINHIGLADITELPGGGLRIGALARNSDTANHLLVRTRYPLLTQALLAGASPQLCNMATVGGNLLQRTRCPYFMDTAFAMCNKRAPGSGCGAREGVNRTHAILGTSDACIAVNPSDMNVALAALDAVVQVSGPRGARSIPILEFHRLPGATPQVDTVLQPGELITSVDLPPPLFARHTHYLKVRDRNSYAFALVSVAAALDVSGGVVRQARIALGGVAHKPWRMPAAEALLAGHALDDARSNHAAALLLAGAHGFKDNRFKIKLAERAIVRALREAQDNAGGSA; encoded by the coding sequence ATGCATTCCATCGAATTCGACCAGGCCGTCGACCCGGCGTCGGCGCTGCGCCTGGTCCAGCAGCCGAACAGCAAGTTCATCGGCGGCGGCACCAACCTGATCGACCTCATGAAAGGCGACGTCGAGCGGCCGGCGCGCCTGGTCGACATCAACCACATCGGGCTGGCGGACATCACCGAGCTGCCCGGCGGCGGCCTGCGCATCGGCGCGCTGGCGCGCAACAGCGACACCGCCAACCATTTGCTGGTGCGCACCCGCTATCCGCTGCTGACGCAGGCGCTGCTGGCGGGCGCCTCGCCGCAGCTGTGCAACATGGCGACGGTCGGCGGCAACCTGCTGCAACGCACGCGCTGTCCCTACTTCATGGACACCGCCTTCGCCATGTGCAACAAGCGCGCGCCCGGCAGCGGCTGTGGGGCACGCGAGGGCGTCAACCGCACGCATGCGATCCTGGGCACAAGCGACGCCTGCATCGCGGTGAATCCGTCGGACATGAACGTGGCCCTGGCCGCGCTCGACGCGGTGGTGCAGGTCAGCGGGCCGCGCGGCGCGCGCAGCATTCCGATACTGGAATTCCATCGCCTGCCGGGCGCGACGCCGCAGGTCGACACCGTGCTGCAGCCGGGCGAACTGATCACGTCGGTCGACCTGCCGCCGCCGCTGTTCGCGCGTCACACCCACTATCTGAAGGTACGCGACCGCAACAGTTACGCGTTCGCGCTGGTCTCGGTGGCGGCGGCGCTGGACGTCTCCGGCGGCGTGGTGCGCCAGGCGCGCATCGCCCTCGGCGGCGTCGCGCACAAGCCATGGCGCATGCCGGCGGCGGAGGCGCTGCTGGCCGGGCATGCGCTCGACGATGCGCGCTCGAATCACGCCGCCGCGCTGCTCCTGGCAGGGGCGCACGGCTTCAAGGACAACCGATTCAAGATCAAGCTCGCCGAACGCGCCATCGTGCGCGCCCTGCGCGAAGCCCAGGACAACGCCGGAGGAAGCGCATGA
- a CDS encoding 2Fe-2S iron-sulfur cluster-binding protein, giving the protein MSDQLPDPSTEAEVDNARRGFMQSALLAAGATQLPVHAAAAAATPGPAPAPMAPARPLTLNINGTDHQLSLEPRVTLLDALRESIGLTGTKKGCDRGQCGACTVLVDGRRVNACLTLAIMHRGAKITTIEGIAQGEQLAPIQAAFIEHDAFQCGYCTPGQICSAVACIAEMRAGTASAVSPNVREQAIAFTDPEIRERMSGNLCRCGAYNNIVAAIRATAKA; this is encoded by the coding sequence ATGTCCGACCAGCTACCCGATCCGTCCACCGAAGCAGAGGTGGACAATGCACGCCGCGGCTTCATGCAATCCGCCCTGCTCGCCGCCGGCGCCACCCAGTTGCCCGTCCACGCGGCAGCCGCCGCGGCAACGCCCGGTCCCGCGCCCGCACCCATGGCGCCGGCGCGTCCGCTGACCCTGAACATCAACGGCACCGACCACCAATTGTCCCTGGAGCCGCGCGTGACCCTGCTCGACGCCTTGCGCGAATCGATCGGCCTGACGGGTACCAAGAAAGGGTGTGATCGCGGCCAGTGCGGCGCCTGCACCGTGCTGGTCGACGGCCGCCGGGTGAATGCCTGCCTGACGCTGGCCATCATGCACCGGGGCGCGAAGATCACGACCATCGAAGGCATCGCCCAGGGAGAACAACTGGCGCCGATCCAGGCCGCCTTCATCGAGCACGACGCCTTCCAGTGCGGCTACTGTACGCCGGGCCAGATCTGTTCCGCGGTGGCCTGCATCGCCGAGATGCGCGCCGGCACCGCCAGCGCCGTCAGCCCGAACGTGCGCGAGCAGGCCATCGCCTTCACCGATCCGGAGATCCGCGAACGCATGAGCGGCAACCTGTGCCGCTGCGGCGCCTACAACAACATCGTCGCCGCCATCCGCGCGACCGCCAAGGCCTGA
- a CDS encoding S-(hydroxymethyl)glutathione dehydrogenase/class III alcohol dehydrogenase produces the protein MKTRAAIAWKAGEPLSIAEVDLEGPRAGEVLVEIKATGICHTDYYTLSGADPEGLFPAILGHEGAGIVLETGTGVTSVRRDDHVIPLYTPECRQCKFCLSRKTNLCQAIRATQGRGLMPDGSSRFSFDGRPLYHYMGTSTFSNYIVVPEIALAKIRADAPFDKACYIGCGVTTGVGAVVFSARVEPGANVVVFGLGGIGLNVIQGAKMVGAGRIIGVDLNPGRIEIARRFGMTDFVNPNEVGNLVDHIVQMTDGGADYAFECIGNVGVMRQALECCHKGWGQSFIIGVAAAGQEIATRPFQLVTGRQWKGSAFGGARGRTDVPTIVDWYMDGKINIDDLITHTLPLERINDGFALMKSGQSIRSVVLY, from the coding sequence ATGAAAACACGCGCTGCCATCGCCTGGAAGGCTGGAGAACCATTGTCGATCGCCGAGGTCGATCTGGAAGGACCGCGCGCCGGCGAGGTGCTGGTCGAGATCAAGGCGACCGGCATCTGCCATACCGATTACTACACCTTGTCGGGCGCCGACCCGGAGGGCCTGTTTCCCGCCATCCTCGGCCACGAAGGCGCCGGCATCGTGCTGGAGACCGGCACCGGCGTGACCTCGGTGCGGCGCGACGACCATGTGATTCCGCTGTACACGCCCGAATGCCGCCAATGCAAATTCTGCCTGTCGCGCAAGACCAACCTGTGCCAGGCGATCCGCGCTACCCAGGGCCGCGGCCTGATGCCGGACGGCAGCAGCCGCTTCTCGTTCGACGGCCGGCCCTTGTACCACTACATGGGCACCTCGACCTTTTCCAATTACATCGTGGTGCCCGAGATCGCGCTGGCGAAGATCCGTGCCGACGCACCGTTCGACAAGGCCTGCTACATCGGCTGCGGCGTCACCACCGGCGTGGGCGCGGTGGTGTTTTCGGCCAGGGTCGAGCCCGGCGCCAACGTGGTGGTGTTCGGCCTGGGCGGGATCGGCCTGAACGTGATCCAGGGCGCGAAGATGGTGGGGGCGGGGCGCATCATCGGCGTCGACCTGAATCCCGGCCGCATCGAGATCGCGCGCCGCTTCGGCATGACCGACTTCGTCAATCCGAACGAGGTCGGCAACCTGGTGGACCACATCGTGCAGATGACCGACGGCGGCGCCGACTATGCGTTCGAATGCATCGGCAACGTCGGCGTCATGCGCCAGGCGCTGGAGTGCTGCCACAAGGGCTGGGGCCAGTCCTTCATCATCGGCGTCGCCGCTGCCGGGCAGGAAATCGCCACCCGGCCATTCCAGCTGGTGACCGGTCGCCAGTGGAAGGGCAGCGCGTTCGGCGGCGCGCGCGGCCGCACCGACGTGCCGACCATCGTCGACTGGTACATGGACGGCAAGATCAATATCGACGACCTGATCACCCACACCCTGCCGCTCGAACGCATCAACGATGGGTTCGCGCTGATGAAGAGCGGGCAATCGATCCGCTCGGTGGTCCTGTATTGA
- the gfa gene encoding S-(hydroxymethyl)glutathione synthase: MSDAVKIHPSVDAGIAPARPGFAGGTLSCHCASDPVTVEVGAQVAHNHVCGCTKCWKPDGSLFSQVAVVARDKVKVTANGGKLKVVDAGATIQRHACEVCGVHLYGRIENDQHAFYGLDFVHPELSDQPGWSAPEFAAFVSSIIESGARPEQMGAVRARLQELGLPPYDVLSPPLMDAISTHVARQRGVLKD; the protein is encoded by the coding sequence ATGAGCGATGCGGTCAAGATTCACCCGTCGGTCGATGCCGGTATCGCGCCGGCACGGCCGGGCTTTGCCGGTGGCACCCTGTCCTGCCATTGCGCCAGCGATCCGGTGACGGTCGAGGTCGGCGCGCAGGTGGCGCACAACCACGTGTGCGGCTGTACCAAATGCTGGAAGCCGGACGGATCGCTGTTTTCGCAGGTAGCGGTGGTCGCACGCGACAAGGTCAAGGTCACGGCCAATGGCGGCAAGCTGAAGGTGGTGGATGCGGGCGCCACCATCCAGCGGCATGCCTGCGAGGTGTGCGGCGTGCATCTGTACGGCCGCATCGAGAACGACCAGCACGCCTTTTACGGACTCGACTTCGTGCACCCCGAGCTGTCGGACCAACCGGGCTGGTCGGCGCCGGAATTTGCCGCCTTCGTGTCCTCGATCATCGAATCGGGCGCCCGGCCCGAACAGATGGGCGCGGTGCGCGCGCGCCTGCAGGAACTCGGATTGCCGCCCTACGACGTGCTGTCGCCGCCGCTGATGGATGCGATCTCGACCCATGTCGCCCGCCAGCGCGGCGTGCTCAAGGATTGA
- a CDS encoding methanol/ethanol family PQQ-dependent dehydrogenase, with protein MSFQSRTTCWGTCLALLAGTAFAADSDVAQLTKDPKNWAMQAGDLNNHRYSELKQITTKNAKNLSVAWTFSTGVLRGHEGGPLVIGDTMYLHSPFPNKVFAIALEDQSIRWKYEPKQDATVIPVMCCDTVNRGLAYANGKIFLQQADTTLVALDAKTGNELWKVKVGDPKIGETTTNTPHIFKDKVLTGISGGEFGVRGRITAHDINTGKVLWKAYSTGPDNELLVDPAKTMTWTDGKMAPIGPDSSLKTWQGDQWKLGGGTTWGWYSYDPALNVVYYGTGNPSTWNPRQRPGDNKWSMTIFARDLDTGMAKWVYQMTPHDEWDYDGVNEMILADIKVKGKPHKALVHFDRNGFAYTMDRVSGELLVAEKYDPVVNWATHVDMKSGRPQVVAKYSTDKNGPDVNTKGVCPSALGTKDQQPASYSPRTGLFYVPTNHVCMDYEPFQIEYTAGQPYVGSTLSMYAAPNSHGGMGNFIAWDAGTGKMVWSKPERFSVWSGALTTAGDVVFYGTLEGYLKAVDLNGKELWKFKTPSGIIGNVTTWEYKGKQYVGVLSGIGGWAGIGLAAGLTKGTEGLGAVGGYKDLAKYTELGGVLTVFALSDR; from the coding sequence ATGTCATTTCAATCGAGAACCACCTGCTGGGGTACCTGCCTGGCGCTGCTGGCCGGGACGGCGTTCGCGGCCGATTCCGACGTCGCGCAACTGACCAAGGACCCGAAGAACTGGGCGATGCAGGCCGGCGACCTGAACAACCACCGCTACAGCGAACTGAAGCAGATCACCACCAAGAACGCCAAGAACCTCAGCGTGGCCTGGACCTTCTCGACCGGCGTATTGCGCGGGCACGAGGGCGGTCCGCTGGTGATCGGCGACACCATGTACCTGCACAGTCCGTTCCCGAACAAGGTATTCGCCATCGCTCTGGAAGACCAGAGCATCCGCTGGAAGTACGAGCCGAAGCAGGACGCCACCGTGATCCCGGTGATGTGCTGCGACACCGTCAACCGCGGCCTGGCCTATGCCAACGGCAAGATCTTCCTGCAGCAGGCCGACACCACGCTGGTGGCGCTGGATGCCAAGACCGGTAACGAGCTGTGGAAGGTCAAGGTGGGCGACCCCAAGATCGGCGAAACGACCACCAATACCCCGCACATCTTCAAGGACAAGGTGCTGACCGGCATCAGCGGCGGTGAATTCGGCGTGCGCGGACGCATCACGGCGCACGACATCAATACCGGCAAGGTCCTGTGGAAAGCCTACAGCACCGGGCCGGACAATGAATTGCTGGTCGATCCGGCCAAGACCATGACCTGGACCGATGGCAAGATGGCGCCGATCGGTCCCGATTCCTCGCTCAAGACCTGGCAGGGCGACCAGTGGAAGCTGGGCGGCGGCACCACCTGGGGTTGGTACAGCTACGATCCGGCGCTGAACGTGGTGTATTACGGCACCGGTAATCCGAGCACCTGGAACCCGCGCCAGCGTCCGGGTGACAACAAGTGGTCGATGACGATTTTCGCGCGCGATCTCGACACCGGCATGGCGAAATGGGTCTACCAGATGACGCCGCACGACGAGTGGGACTACGACGGCGTGAACGAGATGATCCTGGCCGACATCAAGGTCAAGGGCAAGCCGCACAAGGCGCTGGTGCACTTCGACCGCAACGGCTTCGCCTACACGATGGACCGGGTGAGCGGCGAATTGCTGGTGGCCGAAAAATACGATCCGGTGGTGAACTGGGCCACCCACGTCGACATGAAGAGCGGCCGGCCGCAGGTGGTCGCCAAATACAGTACCGATAAGAACGGGCCGGACGTGAATACCAAAGGCGTGTGCCCGTCGGCGCTGGGCACCAAGGACCAGCAGCCGGCCAGCTATTCGCCGCGCACCGGCCTGTTCTACGTGCCGACCAACCACGTCTGCATGGACTATGAACCGTTCCAGATCGAGTACACGGCCGGCCAGCCCTACGTCGGTTCGACCCTCTCGATGTATGCGGCGCCGAACAGCCATGGCGGCATGGGCAACTTCATCGCCTGGGATGCCGGCACCGGCAAGATGGTGTGGTCAAAGCCGGAACGCTTCTCGGTATGGAGCGGCGCGCTGACCACGGCCGGCGACGTGGTGTTCTACGGCACCCTGGAAGGCTACCTGAAGGCGGTCGACCTCAACGGCAAGGAACTGTGGAAGTTCAAGACGCCGTCCGGCATCATCGGCAACGTCACGACCTGGGAGTACAAGGGCAAGCAATATGTCGGCGTCCTGTCGGGCATCGGCGGCTGGGCCGGCATCGGCCTGGCGGCAGGCCTCACCAAGGGCACCGAAGGGCTGGGCGCGGTCGGCGGCTACAAGGATCTCGCCAAGTACACCGAACTCGGCGGCGTGCTGACCGTGTTCGCGTTGTCCGATCGCTGA
- a CDS encoding c-type cytochrome has translation MIKKAMLSMAAGSMLFFVPVFAPVLAQAQAADAAPYQVSEGNKVDAHTLSGWRTWRALACERCHGPAQEGMVGPSLVNSLKVLSKDQFKETVLKGRIDKGMPNFDGSKMVVENIDNLYAYLKGRSDGAIQPGRLQEIGK, from the coding sequence ATGATCAAGAAAGCCATGCTGTCCATGGCCGCTGGCAGCATGCTGTTCTTCGTGCCCGTATTCGCACCGGTACTGGCCCAGGCCCAGGCGGCCGATGCGGCGCCGTACCAGGTCAGCGAAGGCAACAAGGTGGATGCCCACACCCTGAGCGGCTGGCGTACCTGGCGTGCCCTGGCTTGCGAGCGCTGCCACGGTCCTGCACAGGAAGGCATGGTAGGGCCGTCGCTCGTCAACAGCCTGAAAGTCCTCAGCAAGGACCAGTTCAAGGAAACCGTGCTGAAAGGGCGGATCGACAAGGGTATGCCCAACTTCGACGGCAGCAAGATGGTGGTCGAGAACATCGACAACCTGTACGCCTACTTGAAGGGGCGCTCGGACGGCGCCATCCAGCCCGGCCGCCTGCAGGAGATCGGCAAATGA
- a CDS encoding quinoprotein dehydrogenase-associated putative ABC transporter substrate-binding protein, producing MTIHTYANRARAALALGCLCVCASWTLAPPAAAQDGGQPAPDAAGPGEDKVLRVCQDPNNLPFSNRSQAGFENRIAALFAQQLGWKLETTWFPQRIGFIRNTLRARQAHSDRFKCDLVTGVPTGFEMAATTHPYYHSSYALVYVRGRGTGLDGVRGLDDLLALAPAQRGKLRFGVFTASPVTEWMLKNDLMSQIAWYQIQSGDAEQYPGEIIEHDLASGKIDLAFVWGPIAGYFARHTRSAPIVAVPLASGPGMKLDFDIAMAVRHGDKAFKQRIDGLIDANQDKINAILAEYGVPLLDQKGQALRPSRQAGIP from the coding sequence ATGACGATCCATACATACGCCAACAGGGCGCGCGCTGCGCTCGCCCTCGGCTGCCTGTGTGTCTGCGCGTCGTGGACGCTGGCGCCGCCGGCCGCGGCCCAGGACGGCGGCCAGCCGGCGCCGGATGCGGCCGGGCCCGGCGAGGACAAGGTGCTGCGCGTGTGCCAGGATCCGAACAACCTGCCGTTCTCGAACCGCTCCCAGGCCGGGTTCGAAAACCGCATCGCGGCCCTGTTCGCCCAGCAGCTGGGCTGGAAGCTGGAAACCACCTGGTTTCCGCAACGGATCGGGTTCATCCGCAATACCCTGCGTGCCCGGCAGGCGCATTCGGACCGGTTCAAATGCGACCTGGTCACCGGGGTGCCGACCGGATTCGAGATGGCCGCCACGACGCACCCCTACTATCATTCCAGCTACGCACTGGTCTACGTGAGAGGGCGAGGCACGGGCCTGGACGGCGTGCGCGGCCTGGACGACCTGCTGGCGCTGGCGCCTGCGCAGCGCGGCAAGTTGCGCTTCGGCGTGTTCACGGCGTCGCCCGTCACCGAGTGGATGCTGAAGAACGATCTCATGAGCCAGATCGCGTGGTACCAGATCCAGTCTGGCGACGCCGAGCAATATCCGGGGGAAATTATCGAGCATGACCTCGCCAGCGGCAAGATCGACCTGGCGTTCGTCTGGGGACCGATCGCCGGCTATTTCGCACGCCACACGCGCTCGGCGCCCATCGTCGCAGTGCCGCTGGCATCGGGTCCGGGAATGAAGCTGGACTTCGACATTGCCATGGCGGTAAGGCATGGCGACAAGGCATTCAAGCAGCGTATCGACGGGCTGATCGACGCCAACCAGGACAAGATCAACGCCATTCTCGCGGAATATGGCGTTCCCTTGCTCGACCAGAAGGGACAGGCACTGCGGCCGTCCCGGCAGGCTGGCATACCGTGA
- a CDS encoding ATP-grasp domain-containing protein, whose product MSVSRIPDAECGRRRLGRTSASAGGHSMARLKVLVFDPIAAGGIPARPLPQSLKRQGDMLHQALLADLDALSGIEVVSMTRSGAAPGHPAGVDGGNGAAGTAAATEAEKTKSAGWTKTPREGQATVRSRTWPAACSSASAPMLRGMHRFGAHLIAGMQAADAVWPLASESDGVLECLSLGVLRGKRILLGSAPGAVEVAASKLKLARVLADGGVAAVATYSPHAALPQDGGPWVVKPDDGAGCLDTRLFGDRAAALAWIRAHGADGYVLQPFVAGKLGSLSLICCDGAARVLACNQERVAMHDNRFHFLGSVVNGLADDDGVLARLAQQVAAAIPSLWGYVGVDFVLTAHGAMVLDVNPRLTTAYAGLHASIGCNPAGLVLDLLNGPGAMTAQALPAGMRRAVSVDVGVA is encoded by the coding sequence TTGTCGGTCTCACGCATTCCGGACGCTGAATGCGGACGTCGCAGGCTGGGCCGGACATCGGCATCTGCCGGAGGGCATTCGATGGCGCGCTTGAAAGTGTTGGTGTTCGATCCGATCGCCGCCGGCGGCATTCCGGCGCGGCCCTTGCCGCAATCGCTCAAGAGGCAAGGCGACATGCTGCACCAGGCATTGCTGGCAGACCTGGATGCATTGTCCGGCATCGAGGTGGTCAGCATGACGCGATCGGGTGCAGCGCCCGGTCATCCTGCCGGCGTCGACGGTGGCAACGGAGCAGCAGGGACTGCCGCAGCGACGGAAGCCGAGAAGACAAAATCGGCAGGATGGACGAAAACGCCGAGGGAGGGGCAGGCGACGGTACGGTCACGGACATGGCCGGCAGCATGCTCATCGGCGAGCGCACCGATGCTGCGCGGGATGCATCGGTTCGGCGCCCATCTCATCGCCGGCATGCAGGCAGCGGACGCGGTATGGCCGCTGGCCAGCGAATCGGATGGTGTGCTGGAATGCCTTTCGCTCGGCGTCCTGCGCGGCAAGCGCATTTTGCTGGGAAGCGCGCCCGGCGCGGTGGAAGTCGCTGCAAGCAAGCTCAAGTTGGCGCGCGTACTGGCCGACGGTGGCGTGGCGGCGGTGGCCACCTACAGTCCGCATGCAGCGCTGCCACAGGATGGCGGTCCTTGGGTCGTCAAACCCGACGACGGCGCCGGCTGCCTCGACACCCGTTTGTTCGGCGACCGTGCCGCGGCGCTGGCCTGGATACGCGCGCATGGCGCGGACGGCTATGTCTTGCAACCCTTTGTAGCAGGAAAGCTGGGCAGCCTGTCCCTGATCTGCTGCGATGGCGCAGCGCGCGTATTGGCCTGCAACCAGGAACGCGTGGCGATGCACGACAACCGTTTTCATTTTCTCGGCAGCGTCGTCAATGGCCTGGCCGACGATGACGGCGTGCTGGCGCGCCTGGCGCAGCAAGTGGCGGCGGCCATTCCCAGCCTGTGGGGCTACGTCGGGGTCGACTTCGTGCTGACCGCGCATGGCGCCATGGTGCTCGATGTAAATCCACGCCTGACCACGGCCTATGCCGGCCTGCATGCGTCGATCGGCTGCAACCCGGCCGGACTGGTGCTCGATCTGCTGAACGGCCCTGGCGCAATGACGGCGCAGGCGCTTCCGGCCGGCATGCGGCGCGCCGTCAGCGTCGACGTCGGCGTGGCCTGA
- a CDS encoding beta-propeller fold lactonase family protein, with protein sequence MITRRHHFTVLASLALAPLLCSPWAAAQSNSKPDISAAGTPSSASLAYVPNEGSGTISVIDTATDQVLAELPGGSKPRGLAVGTDRRWLYVSDQPHNRLQLVDVGARALGGTIALGKSPEGVSISPDGRWVAAAVEGKNEIAVTDTRTNALAFSIKVRGTNPEHAVFSPNGRLLFVSAEEGEAVDVVDFANRKQVAQVAVGARPRGIGFLPDGSRAYVAAENASEVFVIDTSNFAIVARIKAGLRANGIAVHPGGREVYVSNGGDANVSVIDTASNQMVATIPAGQRPWNMALTADGKKLYVANGRSNNVSVIDTVHRSKLRDIPVGKLPWGVVIR encoded by the coding sequence ATGATCACCAGACGACATCATTTCACCGTATTGGCAAGCCTGGCCCTGGCGCCCTTGCTGTGCTCGCCATGGGCCGCCGCACAATCGAACAGCAAGCCAGATATTTCTGCGGCTGGCACACCGTCGAGCGCCTCACTCGCATATGTGCCAAACGAGGGTTCGGGCACGATCTCGGTCATCGATACCGCCACCGACCAGGTGCTCGCCGAACTGCCGGGCGGCAGCAAACCCCGCGGACTGGCGGTAGGAACCGACCGCCGCTGGCTGTACGTCAGTGACCAGCCGCACAACCGCCTGCAGCTGGTCGATGTGGGCGCACGCGCGCTGGGCGGCACGATCGCACTGGGCAAATCGCCCGAAGGCGTGTCGATCTCCCCTGACGGCCGCTGGGTGGCGGCCGCCGTCGAGGGCAAGAACGAGATCGCGGTGACCGATACGCGCACCAATGCCCTGGCATTCTCGATCAAGGTGCGCGGCACCAATCCCGAACATGCAGTGTTCAGTCCGAATGGGCGCCTGCTGTTCGTGAGCGCCGAAGAAGGCGAAGCGGTCGATGTCGTCGATTTCGCCAACCGCAAGCAAGTGGCCCAAGTGGCGGTGGGTGCGCGTCCGCGCGGCATCGGTTTCCTGCCCGATGGCAGCCGCGCCTACGTTGCCGCCGAAAATGCGAGCGAGGTATTTGTCATCGACACCAGCAACTTCGCCATCGTCGCCCGTATCAAGGCCGGCCTGCGCGCCAACGGCATCGCCGTGCATCCGGGTGGCCGCGAAGTGTATGTATCGAACGGCGGCGACGCCAACGTCTCGGTGATCGATACCGCCAGCAACCAGATGGTCGCCACCATCCCGGCAGGCCAGCGTCCGTGGAACATGGCGCTCACCGCCGACGGCAAGAAGCTGTACGTCGCCAACGGCCGCTCGAACAACGTATCGGTGATCGACACGGTACACCGCAGCAAGCTGCGCGACATCCCGGTCGGCAAGCTGCCATGGGGCGTGGTGATCCGATAA
- a CDS encoding cytochrome b yields MPARYTATAITLHWLLALLLLGQFAFGLLVADIPRGTPARGLYINLHKSSGILIGLLILVRIGWRLTHRPPPLPASMPAWQRHAATLSHAMLYLCMAVLPLSGYLASNFSKHGIKFFNLVHWPPWGPDDKTWYALFNLTHHVAALVLALFVLLHLLALAKHMLIDRDGLLLRMWPPRSAHRNHPRSDHPLETR; encoded by the coding sequence ATGCCCGCCCGCTATACGGCTACCGCGATTACCCTGCACTGGCTGCTTGCGCTGCTGTTGCTCGGCCAGTTCGCATTCGGTCTGCTGGTGGCGGACATCCCGCGCGGCACGCCGGCGCGTGGCTTGTATATCAACCTGCACAAGAGCAGCGGCATCCTGATCGGTCTGTTGATCCTGGTGCGCATCGGTTGGCGCCTGACGCACAGGCCGCCGCCGCTGCCCGCTTCGATGCCGGCTTGGCAACGCCATGCGGCCACGCTCAGCCACGCGATGCTGTACCTGTGCATGGCGGTGCTGCCGCTGTCCGGCTATCTCGCTTCGAACTTCAGCAAACATGGCATCAAATTCTTCAACCTGGTCCACTGGCCCCCCTGGGGGCCGGACGACAAGACCTGGTATGCGCTGTTCAACCTGACGCATCACGTGGCAGCCCTGGTGCTGGCCCTGTTCGTCCTGCTGCACCTGCTTGCCCTTGCCAAGCACATGCTGATCGACCGCGATGGCCTGTTGTTGCGCATGTGGCCGCCGCGCAGTGCACACCGTAATCACCCGCGTTCCGACCATCCACTGGAGACTCGATGA